The following coding sequences lie in one Candidatus Afararchaeum irisae genomic window:
- a CDS encoding site-specific integrase yields MVRIDDSGDEVKCWLSYPDEVDLLSRQAREEDWKRRIAVLLMGKVGLRASGVPTARPRGLQYNDDGEYWELEVRGKNTKGGEKATRDAYVPDGVKRELENYAKERDIAPSEPYVDV; encoded by the coding sequence ATGGTGCGTATAGACGACTCAGGCGACGAGGTGAAATGCTGGTTATCCTATCCCGACGAGGTCGACCTCCTATCTCGACAGGCACGCGAAGAAGACTGGAAGCGTAGGATAGCCGTGCTCTTGATGGGTAAGGTCGGGCTTCGAGCCAGCGGTGTACCTACGGCTCGACCTCGGGGTCTACAGTACAACGACGACGGAGAGTACTGGGAACTCGAAGTACGAGGTAAGAACACTAAGGGCGGCGAGAAAGCCACAAGAGACGCCTACGTTCCCGACGGTGTGAAACGTGAGTTGGAGAACTACGCTAAAGAGAGAGACATAGCACCGTCTGAACCATACGTCGACGTCT
- a CDS encoding transcriptional regulator codes for MKTETMPYDERDEESGQFTPQFTDEDFLDAVGEDGASTSDVAEKVGCKYRTAYARLTDLRDEERVASREVGNSLFWTVE; via the coding sequence ATGAAAACCGAGACCATGCCCTACGACGAACGCGACGAAGAAAGTGGACAGTTCACGCCCCAGTTTACCGACGAGGACTTTCTCGACGCCGTCGGAGAAGACGGTGCTTCGACCTCCGACGTAGCCGAAAAAGTCGGCTGTAAGTATAGGACTGCGTACGCACGCCTCACCGATTTACGAGACGAAGAGCGCGTCGCGTCGCGGGAGGTCGGTAATAGCCTCTTTTGGACCGTCGAGTGA